Within Haloterrigena turkmenica DSM 5511, the genomic segment TATATTGATGGCTGATTCGTAGGCGAGATCAGTCGCGGACTTCGTCGATACTGTTGGAGACGTCTTTCATTTGAAGGTCCGTATACGCCTCGTGCGTGGTTTCGATCGACTTGTGGCGTAACGCCTCTTGGGCCTTTTCAGACATGCCGTTGGCGTATAGGTCGCGTCCAAGCGCCCGTCGTGCGCCGTGGAGTGTGAGATAGTCGTAGTCGCCGTCGGGGTCGATGTTCGCCTCTTTCGTGAGTCGTTTCAACAGTCGGCGGACGCCCTCTTTCGAGATCGACGGCGGCGGGACCTCATGTTCACGGTGCAGGCGGTCGAGAACTGCGGTCTTGCCCTCGTCACCCCCTCCCTTGAGTGCCGCGTTCACCCGTTCCTCGCCGAGTTTCTTGATCAACGCGTCCTCTTTCGAGCCGTAGTGGCCAGTCGGGAAGACAGGCCACTCGTCAGTCGGCGGCTCGAGGTAGTCATACCATCGCTCGAGGACATTGTGGACACTGTCAGGGAACGGCGCCTCTTCGTACTCGCGAGATTTTCCGTACACTTCGATGAGTCGCTGTTCGAAATCGACGTCCGACCACCGGAGGCCGGGCCGTTTGTCGTCTTTCGGGTCGGCGAACAGTTCGGCCCCGCGAGCGCCGGTTCCACCGAGCATGACCACGATCGCCCGGTCTCGCAGCGCCGCTTTCGGATCGGTGCGGATCGTTCCCTCGAGTGCCATGTCGACGCGCTTGGTTGCGTAGGCCTCGAGTTGCTGTCGGTCGTCCTCAGACCAGTATTGTGTTTTGCGCTTCCCGTCGTCCTCGGGGAGCGGGTCCATCGCCGTGTTCGTATTCGCCGGGTTCTGCTCGAGGTGCTGTTCACGGACACACCAGGAGAGGAACGCCCGCACATAGGCGAAGTACGCGTTCGCCGTCGACGCCGCGAGGTTTTCGTCGATCATGACGCGGTCGTAGAGGTGTTCACTGTAGCTGCGAATATCCTGGTCGGCCAACTCGCCGACGCAACCGACGCCGCGCTCGTCCTTGCAGTGATCGGCAAACGACTCGAGTGGCGAACGCATCGTCGTCTCCGAGCCGTCGGCTTTGATCTTGTATCGCAAGTAGTCCTCAACCGCTTCGTGGACGGTCGTGCCCTCGGGGGTAGGTCGTCTCTCGCTGGGAGTAGACATTCGTATGTGGGGTACAGTATCGACCCTAGTAAAGTCCCTTGGTTAAACTGGTATTTAGACAAGTGCACCCACTAAGCCCTGTATCCGCCATTCGTTCCCACCTCGATCCCTCTATCCCTAATTTCGGATTTTATATATCCTATGTCGCTATACCAAAA encodes:
- a CDS encoding tyrosine-type recombinase/integrase → MSTPSERRPTPEGTTVHEAVEDYLRYKIKADGSETTMRSPLESFADHCKDERGVGCVGELADQDIRSYSEHLYDRVMIDENLAASTANAYFAYVRAFLSWCVREQHLEQNPANTNTAMDPLPEDDGKRKTQYWSEDDRQQLEAYATKRVDMALEGTIRTDPKAALRDRAIVVMLGGTGARGAELFADPKDDKRPGLRWSDVDFEQRLIEVYGKSREYEEAPFPDSVHNVLERWYDYLEPPTDEWPVFPTGHYGSKEDALIKKLGEERVNAALKGGGDEGKTAVLDRLHREHEVPPPSISKEGVRRLLKRLTKEANIDPDGDYDYLTLHGARRALGRDLYANGMSEKAQEALRHKSIETTHEAYTDLQMKDVSNSIDEVRD